Proteins encoded by one window of Lactobacillus paragasseri:
- a CDS encoding ABC transporter permease: MLDRKNKVLTAISLIILALLLIPLILVIITSFNTESSISLPIKGFTFNWYANIFQQPDFISGFESSLIVALLASSLALLIGIPAVYALTRFHIQHAAWFQSFFLSPTLIPEIVIGFALYQAVVVTLRIPVFIGLVIGHFLLCLPYVIRLVTASMLLMDKHIEEAGWIYGCSPRKGFFLIVLPNIKSSIIAAFMLCFINSFNNIPISLFMNGPSLTMLPPAILNYLQNNYDPTVSAISVLLMIFTALMMVLVEKAIGINSLTK; the protein is encoded by the coding sequence GTGCTTGATCGAAAAAATAAAGTTTTAACTGCTATTTCACTTATCATATTAGCGTTATTACTGATTCCTTTAATTCTAGTTATTATTACGTCATTTAATACTGAGAGTTCAATTTCTTTACCTATAAAAGGTTTCACTTTTAATTGGTATGCGAATATTTTTCAGCAACCTGACTTTATTTCTGGTTTTGAATCAAGTTTAATAGTAGCTCTTTTAGCTAGTAGCTTAGCTTTGTTAATTGGTATTCCAGCTGTTTATGCACTAACTCGATTTCATATTCAACATGCCGCTTGGTTTCAATCATTTTTCCTCAGCCCTACATTAATCCCAGAAATTGTTATTGGTTTTGCCCTATATCAAGCCGTAGTTGTTACTCTAAGAATCCCAGTCTTTATAGGTCTAGTTATAGGCCATTTCTTACTATGTTTACCTTACGTAATTCGCCTAGTTACAGCTAGCATGCTATTAATGGATAAACACATAGAAGAAGCGGGCTGGATATATGGATGCTCACCAAGAAAAGGATTTTTCTTAATAGTTTTACCTAATATTAAATCCAGTATTATTGCGGCTTTTATGCTGTGTTTTATTAACTCATTCAACAACATTCCAATTTCATTGTTTATGAATGGTCCTTCTCTAACAATGCTTCCGCCAGCAATTTTAAATTATCTGCAAAACAATTATGATCCAACAGTTTCAGCTATCTCCGTTCTTTTAATGATCTTTACAGCTTTAATGATGGTCTTAGTCGAAAAAGCAATTGGGATTAATAGTCTTACTAAATAG
- a CDS encoding ABC transporter permease produces MNRKSVIWLLLPAFMGVLLFALFPIIQIIIPTFQTRYGFWGLYSTFLRNTYNWQIIGRTFFIAIVTVILVLILGLPISLWIARQKKSIKQILMILILFPMLTNAVVRNFAWIIILGRDGIVNKFLLNLHLINHPLSLLYTNLAIIIGSIYLFLPIMIITLTSNISELNLEVEEAAAVLGSTPLQTLFKIIIPQLTTGIFTGCILVFAGTMTAYTTPQILGGNRHLVMSTLIYQQAMTLGNWQKASVIALILIIISALSMWIMKKINYFLDRRPSRA; encoded by the coding sequence ATGAATCGAAAATCAGTCATTTGGTTACTTCTTCCAGCTTTTATGGGAGTTTTATTATTCGCACTTTTTCCCATCATTCAAATCATTATTCCTACATTTCAAACTAGATATGGTTTCTGGGGACTATATTCTACATTCCTAAGGAATACTTATAATTGGCAAATAATTGGAAGAACATTTTTTATAGCTATCGTAACAGTTATCCTTGTCTTAATTTTAGGGTTACCCATTTCTCTATGGATTGCTCGTCAGAAAAAATCCATTAAACAAATTTTAATGATCCTAATCTTATTTCCAATGTTAACTAACGCAGTTGTCAGAAACTTTGCTTGGATTATCATCCTAGGACGAGATGGCATAGTAAACAAATTTTTATTAAATTTGCATTTAATTAATCATCCCTTGTCACTGCTTTATACCAATCTAGCAATCATAATCGGATCCATTTATCTATTTTTACCAATTATGATCATCACATTAACTAGTAATATTTCTGAACTCAATCTAGAAGTGGAAGAAGCTGCTGCTGTACTTGGCTCTACTCCATTACAAACTTTGTTTAAAATAATAATCCCTCAGTTAACGACAGGAATCTTCACAGGCTGCATTTTGGTTTTTGCAGGAACAATGACAGCTTATACTACTCCTCAAATTTTGGGAGGAAATCGTCATTTGGTTATGTCTACGTTAATTTACCAACAAGCAATGACTTTAGGTAATTGGCAAAAAGCTAGCGTAATTGCTCTAATTTTAATTATTATTTCTGCACTATCTATGTGGATTATGAAAAAAATAAATTACTTTTTAGATAGGAGACCTAGCCGTGCTTGA
- a CDS encoding Rpn family recombination-promoting nuclease/putative transposase gives MVKKIEPWFGFTEDKVFGMVMENKDFCKYLLEIIIPDLKIKNIDWLDKQVEINNSERKNKAKEVRLDVLVTDHEGRVFNIEMQTTDQDDIGRRMRYYLSRLDLRYTLNKGKTYRNLKDAFIIFLCNFKPKKDDKFYESYHTYSDQDRSKQLQDGVTKIIINSQVSAEGQSEELKALAKLMNNEPVKLNKHFDYAQRRIKEINEDPETREKIMLYETRMLEREQAAGKAGYEQGMQRGIAKGKQEGLKQGVARGLEQGKVDSAKIILENQLNNGSTLTQATEFVRNLKLISNKELEKIIALYDSHKN, from the coding sequence ATGGTTAAAAAGATTGAACCATGGTTTGGGTTCACAGAAGATAAGGTCTTTGGGATGGTGATGGAAAACAAGGACTTCTGCAAGTATTTGCTTGAAATTATTATTCCAGATTTGAAAATTAAGAATATAGACTGGTTAGATAAGCAAGTTGAGATTAATAATTCTGAGCGCAAGAATAAGGCTAAAGAAGTTAGACTTGATGTTTTAGTCACAGACCATGAAGGACGCGTGTTTAATATAGAAATGCAAACAACGGATCAGGATGATATTGGTAGACGCATGCGCTACTATCTTTCAAGACTTGATCTACGCTATACTTTAAATAAAGGCAAGACCTATCGAAATTTGAAAGACGCCTTCATTATTTTTCTCTGTAATTTCAAACCCAAGAAAGATGATAAATTTTATGAGTCGTACCATACTTATTCTGATCAAGATAGATCAAAGCAATTGCAAGATGGCGTGACAAAGATTATCATTAATTCACAAGTTTCAGCTGAAGGTCAAAGCGAAGAATTAAAAGCTCTAGCTAAACTGATGAATAATGAGCCAGTTAAATTAAATAAACATTTCGATTACGCGCAAAGAAGAATTAAAGAAATTAACGAAGATCCGGAAACGAGGGAGAAGATTATGCTTTACGAGACAAGAATGTTAGAACGAGAACAAGCTGCTGGGAAAGCAGGATATGAGCAAGGAATGCAACGCGGTATAGCAAAAGGAAAACAGGAAGGCCTTAAACAAGGAGTAGCTCGAGGACTAGAACAAGGAAAAGTCGATTCTGCCAAAATTATTCTCGAAAACCAACTGAATAATGGTAGTACTTTGACACAAGCTACAGAATTTGTTAGAAATTTGAAACTGATTTCTAATAAAGAATTAGAGAAAATTATTGCTTTGTATGATTCGCATAAAAACTAA
- a CDS encoding APC family permease yields the protein MDELNALNPDKKFISWQTLFLMALCTVIGLDDIMFNFQNQGMAVIFSWIVMVLFYVIPYSLMVGQLGSAFSTEGGGLSSWVRGTDGEFLGYFTAWTYWAASIPYAVDSANEVIVDLGWALTGSEKFQDQIPNSLFALLTFVTFIVFIIIEHHFSNSMEFLSTIGGGLMVIMTILFVVLAFVGLAKSGGHMATTNFTWKDIFPKFDWHYFSTIAMLIYAMNGAELVAPYVTKMKKPQYDFPKAMIALAAMTAFLTILGSFALGIYFNANHMPNDLKMNGAYYAFKMIGHQYGWGNFLLYLWAWTSFFFNCALLAVLLDAMTRMLISDTGSRYMPKFLRKKDKNGLPINGYILTVALSSFIMILGIFLPDMNDIFNWLLNLNAIVSPGVTCWIFYSFMRVRKDSKKFPSKYVFIKNDKIAYAVGLILLLVTAIATIMGITPQDVPEGSSIWWYELIINIVAVIVLIGLGAILPGIRHREVEYGIAFDKVQWISMIAIIMCSIIFGIYLGGLKHLSGRGIYIAVESIFSLLIVWLIGRRKPDLANGFKAEED from the coding sequence GTGGATGAATTAAATGCATTAAACCCAGATAAGAAATTTATTTCTTGGCAGACTTTATTTTTGATGGCGCTCTGTACTGTTATTGGTTTAGACGATATCATGTTCAATTTTCAAAACCAAGGAATGGCTGTCATATTCTCATGGATTGTAATGGTTTTATTCTATGTCATTCCTTACTCTTTAATGGTTGGCCAATTAGGCTCTGCCTTTAGTACAGAGGGTGGAGGGCTTTCCTCCTGGGTACGCGGAACTGATGGTGAATTCTTAGGATATTTCACTGCTTGGACTTATTGGGCTGCTTCAATTCCTTATGCTGTTGATTCAGCTAATGAAGTTATCGTTGACTTAGGTTGGGCCCTTACTGGATCAGAAAAATTTCAAGATCAAATCCCCAATTCTTTATTTGCCCTATTAACTTTTGTAACTTTTATTGTATTCATTATTATTGAACACCATTTTTCAAATTCAATGGAATTCTTGTCAACAATTGGTGGTGGGTTAATGGTAATTATGACCATTCTTTTTGTTGTTCTTGCCTTTGTAGGCTTGGCAAAATCAGGCGGTCATATGGCGACAACCAATTTTACTTGGAAAGATATTTTTCCTAAATTTGACTGGCACTATTTCTCAACGATTGCCATGTTAATCTATGCAATGAACGGTGCTGAACTAGTGGCTCCTTATGTAACCAAAATGAAAAAGCCACAATATGACTTCCCTAAGGCAATGATTGCCTTAGCAGCAATGACTGCATTTTTAACAATTTTAGGCTCATTTGCTCTAGGAATCTACTTTAACGCTAATCATATGCCAAACGACTTAAAAATGAACGGTGCTTACTATGCCTTTAAGATGATTGGTCACCAATATGGTTGGGGCAATTTTCTTCTTTATCTCTGGGCTTGGACATCTTTCTTCTTTAACTGTGCGTTGCTAGCAGTTTTACTTGATGCAATGACTAGAATGTTAATTTCCGATACTGGTAGTCGCTATATGCCTAAGTTCCTTAGAAAAAAGGATAAAAATGGCTTACCAATTAATGGATATATATTAACTGTAGCTTTGTCATCATTCATTATGATCTTAGGTATCTTTTTGCCTGACATGAACGATATTTTTAACTGGTTGCTTAACTTAAACGCAATCGTTTCACCAGGTGTTACCTGCTGGATCTTCTACTCATTTATGCGGGTTAGAAAAGATTCGAAAAAATTCCCTTCAAAATATGTCTTTATTAAAAACGACAAAATTGCCTATGCTGTTGGATTAATTCTCCTTCTTGTTACTGCTATAGCCACGATTATGGGAATTACGCCACAAGATGTACCAGAAGGAAGCAGTATTTGGTGGTATGAATTAATTATTAATATTGTTGCTGTAATCGTCTTAATTGGTTTAGGTGCAATTCTGCCTGGAATCAGACACCGAGAAGTTGAATACGGTATTGCTTTTGATAAGGTTCAATGGATTTCAATGATTGCAATCATTATGTGTTCAATTATCTTCGGAATTTACCTAGGAGGATTAAAGCACTTATCTGGACGTGGAATCTACATTGCTGTTGAAAGTATATTTAGTCTACTGATTGTTTGGCTAATTGGTAGAAGAAAACCTGACCTAGCCAATGGTTTTAAGGCTGAAGAAGATTAA
- a CDS encoding MFS transporter: MTKKSDKPIWKKNLYVLSIAVFIAGIAFSEIMPFLPLYIDTLGHFTHQQLNFWSGFIFSGVYFVSAIISPWWGKLADKKGRKLMILRASLGMAIVLGSMGLVTNVWQLFFLRMLQGVFAGFVSNSNALIATETPKEKSGQALGTMASSFTAGNLLGPFLGGALASAFSYRVTFFITGGLLLISFLLSLFFVHEEGFKPITEKKLDKASGVIATLRSPALIFGLLLTTLIIQAANNSINPIVSLYVKQLMNGNGNVVFVSGIIAALPGIATFLAASRFGALGDRIGTHKIIIGGFIGATILFFLTAFVHNTIQLGILRFFVGFTDACLFPQVQTLLTKNSPAAVTGRIFSWNQSSMYIGNIVGPLLGSFIAGISSYSMVFIVTAAIVVLNLILFNLNVVRNLAK, from the coding sequence ATGACAAAAAAATCTGATAAACCTATTTGGAAAAAGAACCTTTATGTCCTTTCAATTGCCGTTTTTATTGCGGGAATCGCTTTTTCAGAAATCATGCCTTTTTTGCCTCTGTATATTGATACTCTTGGTCATTTTACTCACCAGCAATTAAACTTCTGGTCTGGCTTCATTTTTTCAGGAGTATACTTTGTTTCCGCTATTATCTCGCCTTGGTGGGGAAAATTAGCTGACAAAAAAGGTAGAAAACTAATGATCTTGCGAGCTTCTCTAGGAATGGCAATTGTTCTTGGAAGCATGGGACTAGTTACTAACGTCTGGCAACTATTTTTCCTAAGAATGCTACAAGGAGTTTTTGCGGGTTTTGTATCAAATTCAAATGCTCTAATTGCTACAGAAACGCCAAAGGAAAAATCTGGTCAAGCTTTAGGAACCATGGCTTCATCTTTTACTGCCGGCAACTTGCTGGGACCATTTTTAGGAGGGGCACTTGCTTCTGCATTTAGTTACCGTGTTACTTTCTTTATTACGGGCGGTTTATTATTAATCTCTTTCCTTCTTTCATTATTCTTTGTTCATGAAGAAGGATTTAAACCTATTACTGAAAAGAAACTTGATAAAGCAAGTGGCGTTATTGCGACTCTTCGCTCGCCTGCGTTAATCTTTGGTTTACTCTTAACAACCTTAATTATCCAGGCTGCCAATAATTCAATTAATCCAATCGTCTCACTCTACGTTAAACAATTAATGAATGGAAATGGCAATGTCGTTTTTGTTTCCGGAATTATCGCGGCGCTTCCCGGAATTGCAACTTTCTTAGCTGCTTCTCGCTTTGGTGCTTTAGGCGACAGAATTGGTACACACAAGATTATTATTGGTGGTTTTATCGGAGCGACAATTCTCTTCTTTTTAACTGCTTTTGTTCATAATACAATTCAATTAGGTATTCTACGATTTTTTGTTGGTTTTACTGATGCTTGTCTTTTTCCTCAAGTACAAACCTTGCTTACTAAAAATTCCCCGGCAGCAGTAACCGGTCGAATTTTCTCATGGAATCAAAGTTCAATGTATATTGGAAATATTGTCGGTCCTCTTCTTGGTTCCTTTATCGCTGGAATTTCCAGCTACAGCATGGTATTTATTGTCACTGCAGCAATCGTAGTCTTAAATTTAATTTTGTTTAATCTTAATGTTGTTAGAAATCTTGCCAAATAA
- a CDS encoding MarR family winged helix-turn-helix transcriptional regulator, producing MRKRPLANLLYHIGKLENLLINQKLSPINLRMTHAHALRYIQKHPGCIQKEVAEYLFYQPASFTNVVKLLEKKQMIERRPDPKNGLKKQLFLLPAGKDVLDQVNQAFEEVNQLVGTVKSDTLTKLEEISNNLEKQVQRRHNDE from the coding sequence ATGAGAAAACGACCACTAGCCAATCTTCTATATCATATTGGTAAACTAGAGAATCTTTTAATTAATCAAAAATTGAGTCCAATTAACTTAAGGATGACGCATGCTCATGCCTTACGTTATATTCAAAAACATCCCGGGTGTATCCAAAAAGAAGTTGCTGAATATCTCTTTTATCAACCTGCTAGCTTTACCAATGTAGTTAAATTATTAGAAAAAAAGCAGATGATTGAACGCCGTCCTGATCCCAAGAACGGTTTAAAGAAGCAATTATTTCTTTTACCAGCTGGCAAAGATGTTCTTGATCAAGTTAATCAAGCTTTTGAAGAAGTTAATCAATTAGTCGGCACGGTAAAATCTGACACTTTAACTAAACTAGAAGAAATATCAAATAATTTAGAAAAACAAGTTCAAAGAAGGCATAATGATGAGTAA
- a CDS encoding membrane lipoprotein lipid attachment site-containing protein, protein MKKLVLVLFSTILLTACSNTSSNNTENKSSSSKSSITTSKRSKTATPKPNLNKKYPGFKLATIPDNFQGTWYQTDIYSTQARKFIITKHTIMDSVVYQKTDPNLNLSHRSEKDNKTYAGNATMVSFEDKNGSQWLRAHGFLDTVDIIYITGTFKRHRCLYLAYSSGDIHSAIFKDRKAALKYRKYDFSQVTNPSN, encoded by the coding sequence ATGAAAAAGCTGGTCCTAGTACTTTTTTCAACCATATTGCTCACTGCTTGCAGCAATACTTCGTCTAATAATACCGAAAATAAATCTTCCAGTTCAAAATCTTCAATCACTACTTCAAAGAGGAGCAAAACAGCCACGCCTAAACCAAACTTAAATAAAAAATATCCAGGCTTTAAACTGGCTACAATTCCAGACAACTTTCAAGGTACTTGGTACCAAACTGATATCTATAGCACCCAGGCTCGAAAATTTATCATTACCAAACATACAATCATGGATTCTGTGGTTTATCAAAAAACAGATCCCAACTTAAATTTGAGCCATCGTTCTGAAAAAGACAATAAAACCTATGCTGGAAACGCAACAATGGTATCTTTTGAAGACAAAAACGGCTCTCAGTGGTTACGAGCACATGGTTTCTTAGATACTGTTGATATTATTTATATTACAGGTACTTTTAAAAGGCATCGCTGCCTCTATTTAGCATATTCATCAGGTGATATTCACAGTGCTATTTTTAAGGATCGAAAAGCTGCTTTAAAATATCGTAAATATGATTTCTCACAAGTCACTAATCCAAGTAATTAA
- a CDS encoding M42 family metallopeptidase translates to MKKEQEIEMLKEFSDANSTSGFEEEFVKLFSTYAKNTADITVDGMLNVYAAKKENKGDRPVIQMDAHSDAVGFITQAVRPNGLIKFVPLGGWVKYNIPALKVKIRNREGEYIPGVVATKPPHFMTAAERNSIPEVADMSIDVGSSSREETIKDYKIDTGCPIFVDVKCEYHEKSGLFFGKDFDDRFGAGAMVDVLDNLKGEETDFDVVAALSSQEEVGLRGAYVTGRKIKPDLCIVLESCPADDTFEPDWLSQTGLKRGPMLRDMDTTFLPNPKFQQYACDLADKNRIPYTRSVRTGGGQDGAAIYYEYGAPTIVIGIPVRYEHSPYCFSAYKDFKASVDLATAIIRDMTQEKLDSFKEVI, encoded by the coding sequence ATGAAAAAAGAACAAGAAATTGAGATGCTAAAAGAATTCTCTGATGCAAATTCAACCTCTGGATTTGAAGAAGAATTTGTAAAATTATTTTCGACTTATGCTAAAAATACAGCAGATATTACAGTTGATGGCATGCTTAATGTGTATGCTGCAAAGAAGGAAAATAAGGGAGATCGTCCTGTAATTCAGATGGATGCACACTCAGATGCAGTGGGCTTCATCACTCAAGCGGTTAGACCAAATGGTTTAATAAAATTCGTGCCACTTGGTGGCTGGGTAAAATATAATATTCCTGCATTAAAAGTAAAAATTAGAAATCGTGAGGGTGAGTATATTCCAGGTGTAGTTGCAACTAAGCCACCACATTTTATGACTGCAGCTGAAAGAAATTCGATTCCAGAAGTAGCTGACATGTCAATTGATGTTGGCTCATCAAGCAGAGAAGAAACAATAAAAGACTATAAGATCGATACCGGTTGTCCAATTTTTGTTGATGTGAAGTGTGAATATCATGAAAAATCAGGTCTTTTCTTTGGAAAAGATTTCGATGATCGATTTGGTGCTGGTGCAATGGTCGATGTTTTAGATAATTTAAAAGGTGAAGAAACTGATTTTGATGTTGTGGCTGCTTTATCAAGTCAAGAAGAAGTTGGTCTTCGCGGAGCTTATGTAACTGGTAGAAAGATTAAGCCAGACTTATGTATTGTGCTTGAGAGTTGTCCAGCAGACGATACTTTTGAGCCAGACTGGCTATCTCAAACTGGATTAAAACGTGGTCCAATGTTGAGAGATATGGATACGACATTTTTACCAAATCCTAAATTCCAACAATATGCTTGTGATTTAGCTGATAAAAATAGAATACCGTATACTCGCTCAGTAAGAACTGGTGGAGGACAAGATGGAGCTGCCATTTATTATGAATATGGTGCACCAACAATTGTAATTGGAATTCCAGTACGTTATGAACATTCTCCATATTGTTTCTCTGCGTATAAGGACTTTAAGGCATCAGTTGATCTAGCAACTGCAATTATTCGCGATATGACGCAAGAAAAATTAGATAGTTTTAAGGAGGTAATTTAA